The Blastomonas sp. SL216 DNA window AGGCGTTTCTCGATGCAGGATATGACAACCGCGCGATCCTCGATGTTATCCTTGCCGCCGCCGTCAAGCTAATCTCCAACTATACCAACCACTTCGCCGATACCCCGCTCGATGCCTTCATGGTCGGCAACGAATGGACGCCGCCGGTCTCGATCGCCCAGGCGGCCTGATCTGCTGTTGCGCTCATTCGCGCCCACCCCCTTTTCCCGGTGGCTAATGTTGCCCCAGAATCAGGTCACCGGGACACCGCTTGAATCGCTATGCCGCCTTGGAGACATCAAGATGATCGAAGTGTACGCCTTCGCCACGCCCAACAGTATCAAGGTACCAATTGCGCTTGAAGAAGCTGGCCTCGAATACACCCTTCACAGCGTAAACGTTCGCGCCGGGGATCAAAAGCTGCCAGGTTTTCTGGCCCTCAATCCCAATGCCAAGGTGCCTGTTCTGGTCGACCCACATGGTCCAGACGGCGACACGCTGTTGCTGACGGAGTCCGCCGCCATCCTGGTATATATCGCAGAAAAGTCGGGCCAGATGTTGCCCGCCATCGGTACCGAACGCGCTCGCGTGTTCGAGCAGTTGTTTTTTCACGCTTCGGCACTCAGTCCATCTTTCGGGCAGGCAGGCTATTTCCAGAGATTCGCACCCGAACCGATGCCACATGCCATCGGCAGATTTCTGGGTGAGGCGAACCGGCTCGTGGACCTACTTGAAGCCAAGCTCGAAAGGCACAGGTTTGTCGCCGGCGAGGAGATAACAATTGCCGACATCGCTCATTATGGCTGGCTTTGGCGACGTGAATTCATCGGCATCGATTTTGAGAATCGTCCCAATCTTGCGCGTTGGTTCGAGGCGCTGGCCGCCCGGCCTTCATTTCAGCGTGCCGAGCATCGGCTCAGCGCTCTGGCCCCCACATGACCCGGCCAAACATCATCACCGGTGCCTCAAAGAATATTGGTCTTACAGGCGGATGACGTGGCTTTTCATGCTGGGTAAATTTCCCTGCCAAGGCGATGACCCGCGCAGTCTGGGCGCTTGGGGGATACATCTTTAGCCAAGGGATCATCGCTCCTTGGCAGGAAACCACAACGGGCCCACCAGGATCAGGAGCACAGCGATGTTGAACAGCGCATTCACAGCAAAGCCCGAGGCAATCGACCCTAGGCTGTCGAGCACGAACCAGGCCAGCAGGCCGGCAAGGACGGCCTGGCGCACCGGTTCGGGCGCAACAGTATGGACCCGGGTCGCCAGGAACCAGATCATCACGCCCCAGCCGAGCAGAAAGCCCCCGGTCAACGCCGCAAGAAAGCGGGTGGTGGGGGTGGTGAATTGTTGCGCTCCGTCAACCGGCCAGGCCAGCACGTCCAACGACCAGCGCGCCGGCTCGGCGATGCTCTCCACGCTGCCAAGCGAAAAGATCGGGCCGAAGATGGCCACTGAAAAGGCGGTAAACTTCATCCAGGCCCGCTGCTGTGTCACAGTCATTGACCCACTCCGTCGGCTTGCACATTTCAGAAATGTAGTAGTCACTACATAAAAGCGCGCGGGAAGGGAAGGCTTTATGTGTGCGAGCGCTTCAGGTGAAACGCAGATGGCGCAAGGCCGCCTGCGCCGCGTCGGCCTCGTCGGTGCCGCCCGTCATGTCGAACAGGGCGATCCCGTCGACAAGTGCCAGCAACAGGGCCGCGTGGCGCCGGCGGTCGCTCCCCGGTTCGCCCTCAAGCCGCGCCTCCATCCATTCCATCAACTGCCGCAAGACGGACGTCGAAATGGCCTGGAAGGGGGGCTCCTGCCGCGCGGCCGCGGCGACCATCTCCAGCCACAACCGCATGATCGGCCGCATCGCCGGCGAGCGGATCAGTGTGCTGGTCTGCATCAGCAGTTGCTCTGCAGGCAGGCGATCGGCGGGCATCGCCAGATTGAGCGCACCGGTAAATTGCTCTGCGACACGGCCCAGCACCGCCGTCATGATGTCGATCTTGTCGGCAAAATAATAGAGCAGCATGCGATCACTGGTGCCTGCCGCCACTGCCAGCTGCTTTAGGCTTGTGCCAGCCAGGCCATTGCGCAGCACGTGATCGGCGAGGGCCTCTATCACTCGTTCGCGCTGAATTTTCTTGCTGGCCATCACAATCCTTGTAATAGACACTACATTTCTATAG harbors:
- a CDS encoding glutathione binding-like protein, coding for MIEVYAFATPNSIKVPIALEEAGLEYTLHSVNVRAGDQKLPGFLALNPNAKVPVLVDPHGPDGDTLLLTESAAILVYIAEKSGQMLPAIGTERARVFEQLFFHASALSPSFGQAGYFQRFAPEPMPHAIGRFLGEANRLVDLLEAKLERHRFVAGEEITIADIAHYGWLWRREFIGIDFENRPNLARWFEALAARPSFQRAEHRLSALAPT
- a CDS encoding TetR/AcrR family transcriptional regulator, whose translation is MASKKIQRERVIEALADHVLRNGLAGTSLKQLAVAAGTSDRMLLYYFADKIDIMTAVLGRVAEQFTGALNLAMPADRLPAEQLLMQTSTLIRSPAMRPIMRLWLEMVAAAARQEPPFQAISTSVLRQLMEWMEARLEGEPGSDRRRHAALLLALVDGIALFDMTGGTDEADAAQAALRHLRFT